From the genome of Nicotiana sylvestris chromosome 2, ASM39365v2, whole genome shotgun sequence, one region includes:
- the LOC104228362 gene encoding pentatricopeptide repeat-containing protein At2g20710, mitochondrial-like: MKLSRSTLRSQNSISYYRTTINRFYGTTTSAKQDKDERGEWVYTRISPLGSPEVSMVPVLEQWVKEGNQVLRSELQWIIKRLRSYKRYKHALEVSHWMTDRRYFSLQPADVATRIDLMYKVKGLEEVEEYFNSTPQKLKRLTVYTSLLNCYTSEKSAEKAEALMQKLRDMGFAKGTLCYNLMLNLYSKTGRWDEMDNLMNEMEQKGINFDEFTFTIRLTAYAAAGDSDGVDKIVAMMESDKHRILQWGTYSIAADMCLRVGQVEKALAMLNKLEGMILTGEKSNGAYNSLLKLYGEAGKKEEVHRVCNLYKQEKKILNKGYISVMSSLVKFGDTEGVEKIFEEWEAEALSYDFRVPDVLIGTYCRNGLLEKAKALVDKGMSKGGVPWVTTWCHLANGYIHEDLIPEAVEALKKAISLCPPNYRPSRETLVTCVQYWENQGNVDKAEDFVRSLETEHMFSAVFRDKLLRFIKEEKLQT, from the exons ATGAAGCTTTCCCGCTCTACGTTAAGGAGCCAAAATTCAATCTCTTATTACAGAACCACAATTAACCGTTTTTATGGCACAACAACATCGGCTAAACAAGATAAAGATGAGAGGGGTGAGTGGGTCTACACAAGAATTTCACCATTAGGTAGCCCAGAGGTGTCAATGGTTCCAGTACTGGAACAATGGGTTAAAGAAGGTAATCAAGTGTTGAGGAGTGAGCTTCAGTGGATTATCAAAAGGTTAAGGAGCTACAAAAGATACAAACATGCCCTTGAG GTATCTCATTGGATGACAGACAGAAGATATTTCTCCCTCCAACCTGCTGATGTTGCTACACGAATTGATTTGATGTATAAAGTTAAAGGTCTCGAAGAGGTTGAAGAATACTTCAATAGCACTCCGCAGAAATTGAAACGCCTGACAGTGTATACATCTCTCCTCAATTGCTATACCAGCGAGAAGTCTGCAGAGAAAGCTGAGGCCCTAATGCAGAAACTAAGAGATATGGGGTTTGCTAAGGGTACATTGTGCTACAATTTGATGCTGAACCTCTATTCTAAAACAGGAAGATGGGATGAAATGGACAATCTGATGAATGAAATGGAGCAGAAAGGCATAAATTTTGATGAATTCACGTTCACAATACGGTTAACTGCATATGCTGCTGCTGGAGATTCTGATGGAGTGGATAAAATAGTAGCGATGATGGAATCTGATAAGCATCGCATTTTGCAGTGGGGTACTTACAGTATTGCAGCAGATATGTGTTTGAGAGTTGGACAGGTGGAGAAAGCTTTAGCAATGCTGAATAAATTGGAGGGCATGATTTTGACTGGTGAGAAAAGTAATGGTGCATATAATTCATTATTAAAACTATATGGGGAAGCtggaaagaaagaagaggtgCACCGAGTGTGCAATTTGTACAAGCAGGAGAAGAAAATTCTTAACAAAGGTTACATTAGTGTGATGAGCTCACTAGTGAAATTTGGTGATACAGAAGGAGTTGAGAAGATCTTTGAGGAATGGGAAGCGGAAGCTTTGTCCTATGACTTCCGTGTTCCAGACGTTCTGATTGGTACTTACTGTAGAAATGGTCTTCTGGAGAAGGCTAAGGCCCTAGTGGACAAAGGAATGTCAAAAGGGGGTGTTCCATGGGTCACCACATGGTGTCACTTGGCAAATGGATACATACATGAAGATCTTATCCCAGAGGCTGTAGAAGCATTGAAGAAGGCCATCTCATTATGCCCGCCTAATTATAGACCTAGCAGGGAGACCTTGGTTACATGTGTACAATACTGGGAAAACCAGGGAAATGTGGATAAGGCTGAGGACTTTGTAAGGTCTTTAGAAACAGAGCATATGTTCTCAGCTGTTTTTCGTGACAAGTTGTTGCGCTTTATTAAGGAAGAAAAACTACAGACCTGA